Proteins co-encoded in one Kocuria flava genomic window:
- a CDS encoding IS481 family transposase, with translation MSHRNARTTVHGRLLIVSRHRSGMPKSHIAKAMGISRKCVSHWIARYDTEGETGLQDRSSRPHTTPTRTCPSTEQRVLALRARTRRGQDWIAGELGIPARTVGRILARHQVPYLRELDPLTGAVIRSSKTTAVRYEREHPGELVHMDVKKLGRIPDGGGWRALGRANAVRDRRHGPGFDYVHSVVDDHSRLAYSEIHADEKGATCAEFLARAAVYFAGHGIPRIERVMTDNAFAYRHSAAVREVVAALGAKQIFIRPHCPWQNGKVERLNRTLATEWAYRQVFISNDERTAALAPWIEHYNTERRHSALGGHPPVSRLRPTS, from the coding sequence GTGTCCCACCGTAATGCCCGCACCACCGTCCACGGCAGGCTGCTCATCGTCTCCCGGCACCGTTCCGGGATGCCGAAGTCCCACATCGCCAAAGCCATGGGGATCTCGCGCAAGTGTGTGTCTCACTGGATCGCCCGCTACGACACCGAGGGCGAGACCGGTCTGCAGGACCGGTCCTCCCGCCCGCACACCACCCCGACCCGCACCTGCCCGAGCACGGAGCAGCGGGTCCTGGCGCTGCGCGCCAGGACCCGGCGGGGCCAGGACTGGATCGCAGGTGAGCTGGGCATCCCGGCACGCACGGTGGGGCGGATCCTGGCCCGCCACCAGGTCCCGTACCTGCGGGAGCTGGACCCGCTCACCGGTGCGGTGATCCGGTCCTCGAAGACCACCGCGGTGCGCTACGAACGCGAGCACCCCGGGGAGTTGGTGCACATGGACGTGAAGAAGCTCGGGCGGATCCCTGATGGTGGCGGCTGGCGTGCCTTGGGGCGTGCGAACGCGGTCAGAGATCGACGCCATGGGCCCGGCTTCGACTACGTGCACTCGGTGGTCGACGACCACTCGAGGCTGGCGTACTCGGAGATCCACGCCGATGAGAAGGGCGCCACCTGCGCGGAGTTCCTGGCCCGGGCGGCCGTCTACTTCGCCGGCCACGGGATCCCGAGGATCGAGCGGGTGATGACCGACAACGCCTTCGCCTACCGTCATTCCGCGGCCGTGCGGGAGGTGGTCGCGGCCCTGGGTGCCAAGCAGATCTTCATCCGCCCGCACTGCCCGTGGCAGAACGGCAAGGTGGAGCGCCTCAACCGCACCCTGGCCACCGAGTGGGCCTACCGGCAGGTCTTCATCAGCAACGACGAACGCACCGCCGCCCTTGCCCCCTGGATCGAGCACTACAACACTGAAAGACGCCACAGCGCACTCGGCGGACACCCACCGGTCAGCCGCCTGCGACCAACCTCATGA
- a CDS encoding carbohydrate kinase family protein — protein MLTVIGEALVDVVSKQGQEPRAHAGGSPMNVAVGLARLGHEVQFLGRYGGDEHGTRVQAHLRDNGVRLPFEPDTRPTSVAEAVIDDDGAATYDFRLDWSLELDDDRLERLLAGTELLHVGSIGAMLEPGASRVRRAVELAHGRAVVSYDPNCRPSIIPDSSAARARAEELVALADVVKASDEDLLWLYPHRSVEETAAAWLRAGARLVVVTRGPMGPWARTRATGPRGVEVPAARAEVVDTVGAGDSFMAATLGWLADHGYTGATARERIDDLDAGQVEDLLRFAAAAAAVTVSRAGADLPRREDLPRG, from the coding sequence ATGCTGACGGTGATCGGAGAGGCCCTCGTCGACGTGGTCTCGAAGCAGGGCCAGGAGCCCCGGGCGCACGCGGGCGGCAGCCCCATGAACGTGGCCGTCGGGCTGGCCCGGCTCGGCCACGAGGTGCAGTTCCTGGGCCGCTACGGCGGCGACGAGCACGGCACCCGCGTCCAGGCGCACCTGCGGGACAACGGGGTGCGCCTGCCCTTCGAGCCCGACACCCGGCCCACCTCCGTGGCCGAGGCCGTGATCGACGACGACGGCGCCGCCACCTACGACTTCCGGCTCGACTGGTCCCTCGAGCTGGACGACGACCGGCTCGAGCGGCTGCTGGCCGGCACCGAGCTGCTGCACGTCGGCTCGATCGGGGCGATGCTCGAGCCCGGCGCCTCGAGGGTCCGCCGGGCCGTGGAGCTCGCCCACGGCCGGGCCGTGGTCTCCTACGACCCGAACTGCCGGCCCTCGATCATCCCCGACTCCTCGGCCGCCCGGGCGCGGGCGGAGGAGCTGGTGGCCCTCGCCGACGTCGTGAAGGCCTCCGACGAGGACCTGCTGTGGCTCTACCCCCACCGCAGCGTCGAGGAGACCGCCGCGGCGTGGCTGCGGGCGGGAGCGCGCCTCGTCGTCGTCACCCGCGGCCCGATGGGGCCCTGGGCCCGGACCCGGGCCACCGGCCCGCGCGGGGTGGAGGTCCCGGCCGCCCGTGCCGAGGTCGTGGACACCGTGGGCGCCGGCGACTCCTTCATGGCCGCGACCCTGGGCTGGCTCGCCGACCACGGCTACACCGGGGCCACCGCCCGCGAGCGGATCGACGACCTCGACGCCGGGCAGGTCGAGGACCTGCTGCGCTTCGCGGCCGCGGCCGCGGCCGTCACCGTCTCGCGCGCCGGCGCGGACCTGCCCCGGCGCGAGGACCTGCCCCGCGGCTGA
- a CDS encoding YbhB/YbcL family Raf kinase inhibitor-like protein — MLDREPYADLPDLPSFTLTSEDLTDGGPLHPDQCSGIMGAGGRDVSPQLSWSGAPEGTKSYVVTMFDPDAPTPSGFWHWCLSNIPADVTSLERGAASNPPAGAVKHRNDGGTDEYIGAAPPPGHGPHRYVVCVTAVGEETIEVDESASPAAVNFQLFSHGIARACLTGVHER, encoded by the coding sequence GTGCTCGACCGCGAACCCTACGCCGACCTGCCCGACCTGCCGAGCTTCACGCTCACCTCGGAGGACCTCACCGACGGCGGGCCGCTCCACCCCGACCAGTGCTCCGGCATCATGGGCGCCGGCGGGCGGGACGTCTCCCCGCAGCTGAGCTGGTCCGGTGCCCCGGAGGGCACGAAGAGCTACGTGGTGACGATGTTCGACCCCGACGCCCCCACGCCCAGCGGCTTCTGGCACTGGTGCCTGTCCAACATCCCCGCCGACGTCACCTCCCTCGAGCGGGGCGCGGCCTCGAACCCGCCGGCGGGGGCGGTCAAGCACCGCAACGACGGCGGCACGGACGAGTACATCGGCGCCGCCCCGCCCCCCGGCCACGGCCCGCACCGCTACGTCGTGTGCGTGACCGCCGTCGGGGAGGAGACCATCGAGGTCGACGAGAGCGCCAGCCCGGCCGCCGTGAACTTCCAGCTGTTCAGCCACGGCATCGCCCGCGCCTGCCTGACGGGCGTGCACGAGAGGTGA
- a CDS encoding HAD family hydrolase codes for MSPPLEVPPPGTPIRLIASDLDGTVLGRDFRFRPRTVEALRAAQDGGLHVVFVTGRPMRWLDPLREQLAHEGVVICSNGAVVYDLAADRVVESSLFPVHEAFAVMDEIAARHPGSLFAAETLEGVYTDHGWARTDRMESGAPRTGPLREQVPAEPGLVKFLAKRDGAEPHAYVRALTELVGGRLSVTSSVAGSPLVEMGQRGLTKARTLTQYAAERGIGPHEVLAFGDMPNDLEMLTWAGHGYAMADGHPAVVRAVGRTAPPFAEDGVARVIEALLREQAGERPAGQVSTAG; via the coding sequence GTGAGCCCGCCCCTGGAGGTCCCCCCGCCGGGGACCCCGATCCGGCTGATCGCCAGCGACCTCGACGGCACCGTCCTGGGCCGGGACTTCCGCTTCCGCCCCCGCACGGTCGAGGCGCTGCGCGCCGCCCAGGACGGCGGGCTGCACGTGGTCTTCGTGACGGGCCGGCCGATGCGCTGGCTGGACCCCCTGCGCGAGCAGCTCGCGCACGAGGGCGTGGTCATCTGCTCCAACGGCGCGGTCGTCTACGACCTCGCGGCCGACCGCGTCGTGGAGTCGAGCCTGTTCCCCGTGCACGAGGCCTTCGCGGTGATGGACGAGATCGCGGCCCGCCACCCCGGGTCGCTGTTCGCCGCCGAGACCCTCGAGGGCGTCTACACCGACCACGGGTGGGCCCGCACCGACCGGATGGAGAGCGGGGCCCCGCGGACGGGCCCGCTGCGCGAGCAGGTCCCGGCGGAGCCGGGGCTCGTGAAGTTCCTGGCCAAGCGGGACGGGGCGGAGCCCCACGCCTACGTGCGGGCGCTGACCGAGCTGGTGGGCGGGCGGCTGTCCGTGACCTCCTCCGTGGCCGGGAGCCCGCTCGTGGAGATGGGCCAGCGGGGGCTGACCAAGGCCCGCACGCTCACCCAGTACGCGGCCGAGCGCGGGATCGGCCCGCACGAGGTGCTCGCCTTCGGGGACATGCCCAACGACCTCGAGATGCTCACCTGGGCCGGGCACGGCTACGCCATGGCGGACGGCCACCCCGCGGTGGTCCGGGCGGTCGGGCGCACCGCCCCGCCCTTCGCCGAGGACGGCGTGGCCCGGGTGATCGAGGCGCTGCTGCGCGAGCAGGCGGGGGAGCGGCCTGCGGGACAGGTCTCTACGGCTGGGTAA
- a CDS encoding glycerophosphodiester phosphodiesterase family protein: MDTPAPRPAAPAALAHRGFSPEGAENTLDAVRAARDLGYAWIETDVNTTADGVVLSFHDETLDRVTGTPGAVSALTWEQVRRARVAGGPAIPTLAELLRAFPELRFNIDVKDEASVAALPPLLHELGAAGRVRVTSFSESRRRRTLRALRALTGGPVPTSSGKEGMRLLLVSSWLGGPAWRIARRLAARWIEPFDTVQIPRRHRVRGGREIELVTPRFLAFAHRHGIAVHVWTVNDPEEMAELLELGVDGIVTDRADLLADLLARRGQWPPSGV; the protein is encoded by the coding sequence GTGGACACCCCAGCACCCCGCCCCGCCGCGCCGGCGGCCCTCGCCCACCGCGGCTTCTCCCCGGAGGGCGCCGAGAACACCCTCGACGCCGTCCGCGCCGCCCGCGACCTGGGCTACGCGTGGATCGAGACCGACGTGAACACGACCGCCGACGGCGTCGTGCTCAGCTTCCACGACGAGACCCTCGACCGCGTCACCGGCACGCCCGGGGCCGTCTCGGCGCTGACCTGGGAGCAGGTCCGCCGCGCACGCGTCGCCGGCGGCCCGGCCATCCCCACCCTCGCGGAGCTGCTGCGCGCCTTCCCCGAGCTGCGGTTCAACATCGACGTCAAGGACGAGGCCTCGGTCGCGGCCCTGCCGCCGCTGCTGCACGAGCTCGGCGCCGCCGGGCGGGTGCGCGTGACCTCGTTCTCCGAGAGCCGCCGGCGGCGCACCCTGCGGGCCCTGCGCGCGCTCACCGGCGGCCCGGTGCCCACCTCCTCCGGCAAGGAGGGGATGCGGCTGCTGCTCGTGAGCTCGTGGCTGGGCGGGCCCGCGTGGCGGATCGCCCGCCGGCTGGCCGCCCGGTGGATCGAGCCCTTCGACACCGTCCAGATCCCCCGCCGCCACCGCGTGCGCGGGGGCCGGGAGATCGAGCTCGTCACCCCCCGCTTCCTCGCCTTCGCCCACCGCCACGGCATCGCGGTGCACGTGTGGACCGTCAACGACCCCGAGGAGATGGCCGAGCTGCTCGAGCTCGGCGTGGACGGGATCGTCACCGACCGCGCCGACCTGCTCGCGGACCTGCTCGCCCGCCGCGGGCAGTGGCCGCCCTCCGGCGTGTGA
- a CDS encoding enoyl-CoA hydratase/isomerase family protein, whose translation MTDITALPADPEPYVLAEVRDGTGHLVLNRPRQLNALTAQMYLDLRAALDAWRDDDAVDHVLVTSASPKAWCAGGDIRQVREAVTSGRIGAATRVFAVEYALDCLIADYPKPYVALMNGICMGGGMGISVHGSHRVVGPSTVLAMPETRIGFFTDIGASWFLPRVSRPGRRDEPGLAVGRWLALGGQRITGADAVALGLADVLVADEDFPALADAVVAEGPEAALARFARDPGPSAVVERWDEIEQRYGAGTLEEIVAAAPEDLEGMSPSSLVRTFELLERGAAEHDVRSCLGRELRLAADTIARPDFAEGVRAVLVDKDNAPSWEHASVADVDVAAVRALLDEKLPLPL comes from the coding sequence ATGACCGACATCACCGCCCTGCCCGCGGACCCGGAGCCGTACGTGCTCGCCGAGGTCCGCGACGGGACCGGCCACCTCGTGCTGAACCGGCCCCGCCAGCTCAACGCGCTCACCGCGCAGATGTACCTCGACCTGCGCGCGGCCCTCGACGCGTGGCGCGACGACGACGCCGTGGACCACGTGCTGGTCACCTCCGCCTCCCCGAAGGCGTGGTGCGCCGGCGGGGACATCCGCCAGGTCCGCGAGGCCGTCACGAGCGGGCGGATCGGGGCGGCCACGCGGGTCTTCGCCGTCGAGTACGCCCTCGACTGCCTCATCGCCGACTACCCCAAGCCCTACGTGGCGCTGATGAACGGCATCTGCATGGGCGGGGGCATGGGCATCTCCGTGCACGGCTCCCACCGGGTGGTCGGCCCCTCGACCGTGCTGGCCATGCCCGAGACGCGGATCGGCTTCTTCACGGACATCGGCGCCTCCTGGTTCCTGCCCCGCGTCTCGCGCCCGGGACGCCGGGACGAGCCCGGCCTCGCCGTCGGCCGCTGGCTGGCCCTGGGCGGGCAGCGGATCACCGGGGCGGACGCCGTGGCCCTCGGCCTCGCCGACGTCCTGGTCGCCGACGAGGACTTCCCCGCGCTCGCGGACGCCGTGGTCGCCGAGGGGCCGGAGGCGGCCCTGGCGCGCTTCGCCCGCGACCCGGGACCCTCCGCGGTCGTGGAGCGGTGGGACGAGATCGAGCAGCGCTACGGCGCCGGCACCCTCGAGGAGATCGTCGCCGCGGCCCCCGAGGACCTCGAGGGCATGAGCCCGTCCTCCCTCGTGCGCACCTTCGAGCTGCTCGAGCGCGGCGCCGCCGAGCACGACGTCCGCTCGTGCCTGGGGCGGGAGCTGCGGCTGGCCGCGGACACGATCGCCCGCCCCGACTTCGCCGAGGGGGTGCGCGCGGTGCTCGTGGACAAGGACAACGCCCCGTCCTGGGAGCACGCCTCGGTCGCCGACGTCGACGTCGCCGCCGTGCGCGCCCTGCTCGACGAGAAGCTGCCGCTGCCCCTCTGA
- a CDS encoding phosphoribosyltransferase: MTIYEDRVDAGRQLARRLLPLRGQDVVVLGLPRGGVPVAFQVAMALDAPLDVIVVRKLGVPSQPELAMGAIGEEGARVLDERTVRYFGLGEEQVAAVEERERAVLEERTTRFREGRERVDLTGRTALVVDDGIATGATARVACRIARQLGAARVVLAVPVAPEEAVARVAEADEVVCLATPHFFTAVGYHYRDFSPTDDDEVVALLDAAARRHLPQLPGPPGDGAGAGTGPVDQDVRIPAGGAELEGHLVLPRPGAGVVVFAHGSGSSRHSPRNRYVAEVLQEAGLGTLLLDLLTPREEADRANVFDIGLLAQRLGAATAWLQQLPAAASSPVGWFGASTGAGAALWAAAEPGARVRAVVSRGGRPDLAGPRLGEVRAPTLLVVGGQDPEVLALNRRAAQMLHCPHRLVVVPGATHLFEEPGTLAQAAELARDWFTDHLGASGGEGGGPR, translated from the coding sequence ATGACGATCTACGAGGACCGGGTCGACGCCGGACGTCAGCTGGCCCGGCGGCTGCTGCCGCTGCGGGGCCAGGACGTGGTCGTGCTGGGGCTGCCGCGCGGGGGCGTGCCCGTGGCCTTCCAGGTGGCCATGGCACTGGACGCGCCCCTGGACGTGATCGTGGTGCGCAAGCTCGGCGTCCCGTCCCAGCCCGAGCTGGCGATGGGGGCCATCGGCGAGGAGGGCGCCCGGGTGCTCGACGAGCGCACCGTGCGCTACTTCGGGCTGGGGGAGGAGCAGGTCGCCGCCGTGGAGGAGCGCGAGCGCGCGGTGCTGGAGGAGCGCACCACCCGCTTCCGCGAGGGCCGCGAGCGCGTGGACCTCACCGGGCGCACGGCCCTGGTCGTCGACGACGGCATCGCCACCGGTGCCACGGCCCGGGTGGCCTGCCGGATCGCCCGCCAGCTCGGGGCCGCCCGCGTGGTGCTGGCCGTGCCGGTCGCCCCGGAGGAGGCGGTGGCGCGGGTGGCCGAGGCGGACGAGGTCGTCTGCCTGGCGACCCCGCACTTCTTCACGGCCGTCGGCTACCACTACCGGGACTTCTCGCCGACGGACGACGACGAGGTCGTGGCCCTGCTCGACGCCGCCGCGCGCCGGCACCTGCCGCAGCTGCCGGGGCCCCCGGGGGACGGTGCGGGCGCCGGCACCGGACCCGTGGACCAGGACGTGCGCATCCCCGCCGGCGGGGCCGAGCTGGAGGGGCACCTCGTGCTGCCCCGCCCCGGGGCCGGGGTCGTGGTCTTCGCCCACGGCTCCGGCAGCAGCCGGCACAGCCCCCGCAACCGCTACGTCGCCGAGGTGCTGCAGGAGGCGGGGCTGGGCACCCTGCTCCTGGACCTGCTCACCCCGCGGGAGGAGGCCGACCGCGCCAACGTCTTCGACATCGGGCTGCTGGCGCAGCGCCTGGGCGCGGCCACCGCGTGGCTGCAGCAGCTGCCCGCCGCGGCCTCCTCGCCCGTGGGCTGGTTCGGGGCCAGCACGGGCGCGGGGGCGGCCCTGTGGGCGGCGGCCGAGCCGGGGGCCCGCGTGCGGGCGGTGGTCTCGCGCGGCGGGCGCCCGGACCTCGCGGGCCCGCGCCTGGGCGAAGTCCGCGCGCCGACGCTGCTCGTCGTCGGCGGGCAGGACCCGGAGGTGCTCGCCCTCAACCGGCGGGCCGCGCAGATGCTGCACTGCCCGCACCGGCTGGTCGTGGTGCCCGGGGCCACCCACCTGTTCGAGGAGCCCGGCACCCTCGCGCAGGCCGCCGAGCTGGCCCGCGACTGGTTCACCGACCACCTCGGCGCCTCCGGCGGCGAGGGCGGGGGCCCGCGGTGA
- a CDS encoding erythromycin esterase family protein — protein MLAQIRSLAGPLVAPEDLDRLVERCAGARWVCVGEASHGTHEYYRWRSLLSRRLIEEHGVAWIGVEGDWPDCWRLDRWVRGLGDQDLDARGVLAGFERWPTWMWANEEVAEFLDWLREFNERRPAPRQVGFYGLDVYSLWDSLREIIAWLEQHAPEALPAALQAWQCFVPFHEDPHEYAWSTRIVPESCEPDVVALLAEVRRRTLGRTAEDPGAFTAALNAMVAADAERYYRTMVLGDRRSWNVRDQHMADVADLLARHHGPGSTGLVWAHNSHVGDARATDMFDAGLVNVGQLLRERHAPAEVVLVGAAGWTGTVVAAEAWGEPEEVVAVPEARAGSHEDLLHRALGEPAAMVFGRDRSGPWLSGRWGHRAVGVVYHPWREAGNYVPTRMGERYDALLWFEDTRALRPLHHELPPEEPELGTEPTGL, from the coding sequence GTGCTCGCGCAGATCCGCTCCCTGGCCGGTCCGCTGGTCGCCCCGGAGGACCTCGACCGGCTCGTGGAGCGCTGCGCCGGGGCGCGCTGGGTGTGCGTGGGGGAGGCCTCCCACGGCACGCACGAGTACTACCGGTGGCGGTCGCTGCTGAGCCGCCGGCTGATCGAGGAGCACGGCGTCGCCTGGATCGGCGTTGAGGGCGACTGGCCGGACTGCTGGCGGCTCGACCGGTGGGTGCGCGGGCTCGGCGACCAGGACCTGGACGCCCGCGGCGTGCTCGCCGGCTTCGAGCGGTGGCCCACCTGGATGTGGGCCAACGAGGAGGTCGCCGAGTTCCTGGACTGGCTGCGGGAGTTCAACGAGCGTCGGCCCGCGCCGCGGCAGGTGGGCTTCTACGGCCTCGACGTGTACTCGCTGTGGGACTCCCTGCGCGAGATCATCGCCTGGCTCGAGCAGCACGCCCCCGAGGCGCTGCCGGCGGCCCTGCAGGCCTGGCAGTGCTTCGTGCCCTTCCACGAGGACCCGCACGAGTACGCGTGGAGCACCCGGATCGTGCCGGAGAGCTGCGAGCCGGACGTCGTGGCGCTGCTGGCCGAGGTGCGCCGGCGGACCCTGGGCCGGACCGCGGAGGACCCCGGGGCCTTCACGGCGGCGCTCAACGCGATGGTCGCCGCCGACGCCGAGCGCTACTACCGCACGATGGTCCTCGGCGACCGCCGGTCCTGGAACGTGCGCGACCAGCACATGGCGGACGTCGCGGACCTGCTGGCCCGCCACCACGGCCCCGGGTCGACGGGGCTGGTGTGGGCGCACAACTCGCACGTGGGCGACGCCCGGGCCACCGACATGTTCGACGCGGGGCTGGTCAACGTGGGCCAGCTGCTGCGGGAGCGCCACGCCCCGGCCGAGGTGGTCCTCGTGGGCGCGGCCGGGTGGACCGGCACCGTGGTCGCGGCCGAGGCGTGGGGCGAGCCCGAGGAGGTCGTGGCCGTGCCGGAGGCCCGTGCCGGCAGCCACGAGGACCTGCTCCACCGGGCCCTCGGGGAGCCGGCCGCGATGGTCTTCGGCCGGGACCGGTCGGGACCGTGGCTGTCGGGGCGGTGGGGCCACCGGGCGGTCGGCGTCGTCTACCACCCGTGGCGCGAGGCCGGCAACTACGTCCCCACGCGCATGGGGGAGCGCTACGACGCGCTGCTGTGGTTCGAGGACACCCGGGCCCTGCGCCCGCTGCACCACGAGCTCCCGCCCGAGGAGCCGGAGCTGGGGACCGAGCCGACCGGCCTGTGA
- a CDS encoding Hsp20/alpha crystallin family protein, producing MAGLMRRDPFEVLEPFRRLLEGGDLQAATPRVEEFREGSTVVIRAELPGIDPEADVELTVVDDTLRLRAERRERSEHRTKDGYRSEFHYGSFSRTLPLPAGCKEEDITATYTDGVLEVRAPVREQDERPATRRIPVRRTGGALGAGGTSSGGAETGGTGAAGTAAGGTATGTGTTGATPGTTTAGGTGPATPAGGSTGGPAPEGSIP from the coding sequence ATGGCCGGACTGATGCGCAGGGACCCGTTCGAGGTGCTGGAGCCGTTCCGCCGGCTCCTGGAGGGCGGGGATCTGCAGGCGGCGACGCCGCGGGTCGAGGAGTTCCGGGAGGGCAGCACCGTGGTGATCCGCGCGGAGCTGCCCGGCATCGACCCCGAGGCGGACGTCGAACTGACCGTCGTGGACGACACGCTGCGGCTGCGCGCCGAGCGGCGCGAGCGCAGCGAGCACAGGACCAAGGACGGCTACCGCTCGGAGTTCCACTACGGCTCGTTCTCCCGCACGCTCCCGCTTCCCGCGGGGTGCAAGGAGGAGGACATCACCGCGACCTACACCGACGGCGTCCTCGAGGTCCGGGCCCCCGTGCGGGAGCAGGACGAGCGGCCGGCGACCCGGCGGATCCCCGTCCGGCGCACCGGCGGGGCCCTGGGCGCGGGCGGCACGAGCTCCGGCGGTGCGGAGACGGGCGGCACGGGTGCCGCAGGCACCGCGGCCGGCGGCACGGCGACCGGCACGGGCACGACCGGCGCGACGCCCGGCACGACGACGGCGGGCGGCACGGGTCCCGCCACCCCGGCCGGCGGGAGCACGGGCGGACCGGCGCCCGAGGGGAGCATCCCGTGA
- a CDS encoding universal stress protein has translation MTEPERPGERVVVGLDGSESSKEALREGLRLAQALDLPLEAVMCWEDPLLFESYRVVDPEEFRVASEQLLERTLAEVLGPERPARLTSRLLRGRPAEQLIECSEGARMLVVGSRGRGGVAGMLLGSVGSALVSHARCPVLVVRH, from the coding sequence GTGACCGAGCCGGAGCGGCCGGGCGAGCGGGTCGTCGTCGGCCTCGACGGCTCGGAGTCCTCGAAGGAGGCGCTGCGCGAGGGCCTGCGCCTGGCCCAGGCCCTCGACCTGCCGCTGGAGGCGGTCATGTGCTGGGAGGATCCCCTCCTGTTCGAGAGCTACCGCGTGGTCGACCCCGAGGAGTTCCGGGTCGCGAGCGAGCAGCTGCTCGAGCGGACGCTGGCGGAGGTCCTCGGGCCCGAGCGCCCCGCCCGGCTGACGTCCCGGCTCCTGCGGGGCCGGCCCGCCGAGCAGCTGATCGAGTGCAGCGAGGGCGCGCGCATGCTCGTCGTGGGCAGCCGCGGGCGCGGCGGGGTCGCCGGGATGCTCCTGGGCTCCGTCGGCTCCGCGCTCGTGTCCCACGCCCGGTGCCCGGTGCTGGTCGTCCGGCACTGA
- a CDS encoding universal stress protein, translated as MTAPGPDEQAPVLVGIDGSAGSRAALRAAARIAQALDAPLEVLMLWEGPPLYEGWDVVDPDRPPEGSVRLLRESLAEVFGERLPATVRARLVHGRPAERLVAESGRAQLLVVGRRGHSGLRSAAPGSVSTACVGHARCPVMVVKH; from the coding sequence ATGACAGCACCCGGACCCGACGAGCAGGCCCCCGTGCTGGTGGGCATCGACGGCTCCGCCGGCTCCCGGGCGGCGCTGCGCGCCGCCGCGCGCATCGCGCAGGCCCTGGACGCCCCGCTCGAGGTGCTCATGCTCTGGGAGGGGCCGCCGCTCTACGAGGGCTGGGACGTCGTGGACCCCGACCGGCCCCCGGAGGGCAGCGTGCGGCTGCTGCGGGAGTCGCTGGCGGAGGTCTTCGGCGAGCGGCTGCCCGCCACGGTGCGGGCCCGGCTGGTGCACGGGCGCCCCGCCGAGCGGCTCGTCGCCGAGAGCGGGCGCGCCCAGCTGCTCGTCGTGGGCCGCCGCGGCCACAGCGGGCTGCGCAGCGCCGCCCCGGGCTCGGTGTCCACCGCCTGCGTGGGGCACGCCCGCTGCCCCGTGATGGTCGTCAAGCACTGA
- a CDS encoding universal stress protein gives MTEPSEDRVLVGIDGSEASQEALRLAARLARALGAPLEAIACAGDPTVLDADLLVDEEALRANHERILARTVAAVFGDDVPPGLRTTVLGGRPAGRLIAESEHAQLLVLGRHGRSGLGARLGSVSNACVAYAHCPVVVVRH, from the coding sequence ATGACGGAACCGTCGGAGGACCGCGTCCTGGTCGGGATCGACGGCTCGGAGGCCTCGCAGGAGGCCCTGCGCCTCGCGGCCCGCCTCGCCCGGGCCCTGGGCGCGCCGCTCGAGGCCATCGCCTGCGCCGGGGACCCCACCGTCCTCGACGCCGACCTGCTCGTGGACGAGGAGGCGCTGCGCGCCAACCACGAGCGGATCCTCGCCCGGACGGTGGCGGCCGTGTTCGGCGACGACGTCCCACCGGGCCTGCGCACGACCGTGCTGGGCGGCCGCCCCGCCGGGCGGCTCATCGCCGAGAGCGAGCACGCCCAGCTGCTCGTGCTCGGACGCCACGGCCGCTCCGGGCTCGGGGCGCGCCTGGGCTCGGTCTCCAACGCGTGCGTGGCCTACGCGCACTGCCCCGTGGTGGTCGTCCGGCACTGA